Below is a window of Leuconostoc gasicomitatum LMG 18811 DNA.
AATATAGTCCATTATATGATCCAATATATCGCGCACTACATCATATTTATAACATATAAGTTACAATTGGAGAAAATTCATGCTTAAAGTTAATCATATTGCAAAATCATTTAAAGGCAAATCAGTATTAAATAATGTTTCTTTCGAGGTTAATGAGGGACAATTAGTACATATTTCTGGTGCCAATGGCTCTGGTAAATCTACGTTATTTAAAATAATTGCTAAAGTACTTTTACCCGATTCTGGGGCTATCACAATAATCGAATCAGCAAAAATAGGTGCACTGATTGAAAATCCTGGTTTTTTAGAATTTGAAACTGGTTTAGCTAATCTTCGATTTTTGGCTAAACTAAATCATAACTATGATGAAAAAAAAGTGTGTGAGCTAATGGAAAGGTTTGCGTTGGATCCTAATAATAGGCAGCCGGTTTCAAAATATTCGGTGGGTATGCGACAAAAATTAGGAATTATACAAGCAGTTATGGAAGATCAAAGTATTATTTTGCTTGATGAGCCTACAAGAGGTCTTGATACAGATAGTATTGACCAATTTATTGATTTATTAAAAATTTTGCAAGCTAAGAACAAACTTGTTATTGTCGCTAGTCATGATTACATTGAGGGCATCAAGTATGATACCTTGTTTACTCTAAAAAATGGCACGCTGTCTTATGGCTAGAAAACTTTATTTTTGGATTTATTTCTCTATAGTATTCATAGTAATTAGATTTGTACCAACTTATTTACCGCTAATAACGAATCATCAACAAGCAGGTTTGGTATTTGACTTTACTGCGAAGCCTTTTTATTTGTTAATGGTCAGTATATTGAATTTACTTTTTGACTATGTTTCGTTAATCATGCCAGTAATGGAATTACTATCAATTCAAATTTTTTTATTAGTTAGAAAACCAAGTCTACGTAGTCAATTTAAAGGCTATGTGCCAATTATTTTACATTATTTTGTGCCCTACGTTTTAGTCAAAGCATTTGTTCTTTCTACTGAAAGGAGTATGTCAGTTTTAGTATGGATAGGAATATCTATTGTTACTTGGGTGATACTACTGGTATTTCTGATTAATCAACGCTATAGTTACGCAAAAGTGGCCACTATAATTTTAACAACACTTATTTTCAGTCGTATTTTGGCGACTATAATGTTTTAAGCAGTTTGAAATCAAGATTTTAAATTTCAGCAGTGATATCAAGCGTTATTATGATTAATAATTCAACATAAAAAGGATTGCAAGAAATAAATCTGCAATCCTTTTTTTATTTAAGCTTTTAACACAGCAATCATAAAGTCCATAAAATCACGGACAAATCGTTTAGCGTTGACGCTAACAGCAACATTTGTTGTTGTTGGTTCAAGCAACCGTTCGCGATCGCCTATTGTGCGGCCATAATCCT
It encodes the following:
- a CDS encoding ATP-binding cassette domain-containing protein, giving the protein MLKVNHIAKSFKGKSVLNNVSFEVNEGQLVHISGANGSGKSTLFKIIAKVLLPDSGAITIIESAKIGALIENPGFLEFETGLANLRFLAKLNHNYDEKKVCELMERFALDPNNRQPVSKYSVGMRQKLGIIQAVMEDQSIILLDEPTRGLDTDSIDQFIDLLKILQAKNKLVIVASHDYIEGIKYDTLFTLKNGTLSYG